One Halomonas sp. M4R1S46 genomic window carries:
- a CDS encoding HU family DNA-binding protein encodes MGSPVAHRNQEGCMRKPELAAAIAERADLSKDKASQVLNVILDEITGSVSDGKDVSLIGFGTFTVRERAARTGKNPQTGQPLTIPASKTVAFKPGKGLKDAVAK; translated from the coding sequence GTGGGATCACCGGTAGCTCATCGAAACCAGGAGGGCTGTATGCGCAAACCAGAACTCGCCGCGGCGATCGCCGAGCGTGCCGATCTATCCAAGGACAAGGCCAGCCAGGTCCTGAATGTCATCCTCGACGAGATCACGGGCAGTGTCTCCGATGGCAAGGATGTCTCGCTGATCGGCTTCGGTACCTTCACCGTGCGCGAGCGGGCCGCTCGCACCGGCAAGAACCCCCAGACCGGTCAGCCGCTGACCATCCCGGCCAGCAAGACCGTGGCCTTCAAGCCGGGCAAGGGCCTCAAGGACGCTGTCGCCAAGTAA
- a CDS encoding NAD(P)/FAD-dependent oxidoreductase, protein MTAPLTIIGSGMAGLGLARQVRASQAERPITLITADGGDDYSKPLLSTGFAKRLPPERLASRSALEVADQLGVVMRTHSRVEALDPDTRTLTLGAERLPYGELVLATGAAPVAPFAIPEAVAERVFTINDLDDYRGFHGALDALGRPARIAIVGIGLVGCEFANDLAAGGHAVELVAPEPAPLPRLLPEPLGHALGEAFVAAGIRLHTGRTVRELMALGSRVGLGLDDGASLEADLVLVATGLRPRSELAAAAGLEVGAAGIHTDRLLATSTPGIFALGDVACVDGLNAMYVQPLQAGAKALARTLTGTPTPVHYGPWPVLVKTPLLPVVSLPPTVPPARWRLEGEGPDLTALAEDEDGRLIGFALTGGCVRRKVELARAAPPLLG, encoded by the coding sequence ATGACCGCTCCCCTGACCATCATCGGCTCCGGCATGGCCGGTCTCGGCCTGGCACGCCAGGTGCGCGCCAGCCAGGCCGAGCGGCCGATCACCCTGATCACCGCCGACGGCGGTGACGACTACTCCAAGCCACTGCTCTCCACCGGCTTCGCCAAGCGGCTTCCCCCCGAGCGGCTGGCCAGCCGCTCCGCCCTCGAGGTGGCCGACCAGTTGGGGGTGGTGATGCGCACCCATAGCCGGGTCGAGGCCCTGGATCCGGACACGCGGACCCTGACGCTCGGCGCCGAGCGTCTGCCCTATGGAGAGCTGGTGCTGGCCACCGGGGCCGCGCCGGTCGCCCCCTTCGCGATTCCCGAGGCCGTGGCGGAGCGGGTCTTCACGATCAACGATCTCGACGACTACCGGGGCTTCCATGGGGCGCTGGATGCCCTGGGGCGGCCGGCGCGGATCGCCATCGTCGGCATCGGTCTGGTCGGTTGCGAGTTCGCCAACGACCTGGCCGCCGGCGGCCACGCGGTCGAGCTGGTCGCCCCGGAGCCGGCGCCCCTGCCACGGCTGCTGCCGGAACCCCTGGGCCATGCCCTGGGCGAGGCCTTCGTCGCGGCCGGCATCCGGCTGCATACGGGACGCACCGTGCGCGAGCTGATGGCCCTCGGCAGCCGCGTGGGGCTGGGGCTGGACGATGGCGCGAGCCTGGAGGCCGACCTGGTGCTGGTGGCCACCGGCCTGCGGCCGCGCAGCGAGCTGGCCGCGGCAGCCGGGCTCGAGGTCGGCGCGGCGGGCATCCACACCGACCGCCTGCTGGCCACCTCGACCCCCGGCATCTTCGCCCTGGGCGATGTGGCCTGCGTCGATGGCCTCAATGCCATGTATGTCCAGCCGTTGCAGGCCGGCGCCAAGGCCCTGGCCAGGACCCTGACCGGCACGCCCACGCCCGTGCACTATGGTCCCTGGCCGGTGCTGGTCAAGACGCCACTGCTGCCGGTGGTGTCGCTGCCCCCCACCGTGCCACCCGCCCGCTGGCGCCTCGAAGGGGAAGGACCGGATCTGACTGCCCTCGCCGAGGATGAGGACGGTCGTTTGATCGGATTCGCGTTGACAGGCGGCTGCGTACGTCGGAAAGTCGAACTGGCGCGGGCTGCACCGCCGTTGCTAGGCTAG
- a CDS encoding chorismate--pyruvate lyase family protein, whose translation MSPAWWQWVASRDSLTSRLTEAGRPWRFRVRLLGQGLGRPRRDEALALGLPLGRRAWLREVALTLDDRPWVIARSVAPLDQPHRRRLERLGEHSLGHWLFRQPDLERGPIEVSADPAPFHPTTGPWGRRSVFRHGDFAVLVQEFFLEAMVDDLALPSR comes from the coding sequence ATGAGTCCCGCCTGGTGGCAATGGGTCGCCTCCCGCGATTCCCTCACCAGCCGCCTGACCGAGGCCGGCCGCCCCTGGCGCTTCCGGGTCCGCCTGCTCGGCCAGGGCCTCGGTCGGCCACGCCGCGACGAGGCCCTGGCCCTGGGCCTGCCGCTGGGTCGGCGAGCCTGGCTGCGCGAGGTGGCGCTGACCCTGGACGACCGCCCCTGGGTGATCGCCCGCTCGGTGGCGCCGCTGGACCAGCCACACCGCCGGCGGCTCGAGCGGCTCGGCGAGCACTCGCTGGGCCACTGGCTGTTCCGCCAGCCCGACCTGGAGCGCGGCCCCATCGAGGTCAGCGCCGACCCCGCCCCCTTCCACCCCACCACGGGCCCCTGGGGGCGCCGCTCGGTGTTCCGTCATGGCGACTTCGCCGTGCTGGTGCAGGAATTCTTCCTGGAGGCCATGGTGGATGACCTCGCCTTGCCTTCACGATAG
- the ubiA gene encoding 4-hydroxybenzoate octaprenyltransferase gives MDRTLMRPRGLARLPDFLHLTRLDRPIGTWLLMWPTLWALWVAADGLPERRLLLIFVAGVYLMRAAGCVVNDYADRHFDGHVRRTRDRPLANGRIAEGEAQGLFALLVMAAFVLVWFTNLFTVMLSVVGVALAAVYPFMKRYTHLPQLVLGAAFSWAIPMAFGAVLGRVPVEAWLLFAANLAWTVAYDTEYAMVDRDDDLKIGIKSTAVLFGRADRLMIGALQLATLGLLAGVGLRLGLGGFFWLGLAAMAATFAHQQRLIRHRERERCFQAFLNNHWSGLLVFAGIGLSLWPGQGG, from the coding sequence ATGGACCGTACCCTGATGCGCCCCAGGGGGCTGGCCCGGCTCCCCGACTTCCTGCACCTGACCCGTCTCGACCGCCCCATCGGCACCTGGCTGCTGATGTGGCCCACCCTGTGGGCGCTGTGGGTGGCCGCGGACGGCCTCCCCGAACGCCGGCTGCTGCTGATCTTCGTGGCCGGCGTCTACCTGATGCGCGCCGCGGGCTGCGTGGTCAACGACTACGCCGACCGCCACTTCGACGGCCACGTCAGGCGCACCCGGGACCGCCCCCTGGCCAACGGCCGCATCGCCGAGGGCGAGGCCCAGGGGCTGTTCGCGCTCCTGGTCATGGCCGCCTTCGTGCTGGTGTGGTTCACCAACCTGTTCACCGTGATGCTGTCCGTGGTGGGGGTGGCGCTCGCCGCCGTCTACCCCTTCATGAAGCGCTACACGCACCTGCCCCAGCTGGTGCTGGGGGCGGCCTTCTCCTGGGCCATCCCCATGGCCTTCGGGGCGGTGCTCGGCCGGGTTCCCGTGGAGGCCTGGCTGCTGTTCGCCGCCAACCTGGCCTGGACGGTGGCCTACGACACCGAATACGCCATGGTCGACCGGGACGACGACCTGAAGATCGGCATCAAGTCCACGGCGGTGCTGTTCGGCCGCGCCGACCGGCTGATGATCGGTGCGCTGCAGCTGGCGACCCTGGGCCTGCTGGCCGGGGTCGGGCTGCGCCTCGGCCTGGGCGGCTTCTTCTGGCTGGGCCTCGCCGCCATGGCGGCCACCTTCGCCCACCAGCAACGCCTGATTCGCCATCGCGAACGCGAGCGCTGCTTCCAGGCCTTCCTCAACAACCACTGGTCGGGCCTGCTGGTCTTCGCCGGCATCGGCCTCAGCCTGTGGCCGGGGCAAGGCGGCTGA
- the phoB gene encoding phosphate regulon transcriptional regulator PhoB: MTAKTVLIVDDEAPIREMIAVALEMADYRVLEADNVQTAHAMVVDHQPDLVLLDWMMPGTSGIELARRLKREESTAELPIIMLTAKGEEDNKIQGLESGADDYITKPFSPRELVARLKAVLRRATPRGVEDPVEVDGLMLDPVSHRVSVDGQSLEIGPTEYRLLQFFMTHQERAYTRGQLLDQVWGGNVYVEERTVDVHIRRLRKALGEPHQQLIQTVRGTGYRFSAKG, from the coding sequence ATGACCGCCAAGACCGTACTGATCGTCGATGATGAAGCGCCGATCCGCGAGATGATCGCCGTGGCGCTGGAGATGGCCGACTATCGCGTCCTCGAGGCGGACAATGTCCAGACCGCCCATGCCATGGTCGTCGACCACCAGCCCGACCTGGTACTGCTCGACTGGATGATGCCGGGCACCAGCGGCATCGAGCTCGCCCGGCGCCTGAAGCGCGAGGAGAGCACCGCCGAGCTGCCGATCATCATGCTCACCGCCAAGGGCGAGGAGGACAACAAGATCCAGGGGCTCGAGTCCGGGGCGGACGACTACATCACCAAGCCCTTCTCGCCCCGGGAGCTGGTGGCCCGCCTCAAGGCCGTACTGCGCCGGGCCACCCCCCGCGGCGTGGAGGACCCGGTGGAGGTCGACGGCCTGATGCTCGACCCGGTGAGCCACCGGGTCAGCGTCGACGGCCAGTCCCTGGAGATCGGCCCCACCGAGTACCGGCTGCTGCAGTTCTTCATGACCCACCAGGAGCGCGCCTACACCCGGGGACAACTGCTCGACCAGGTCTGGGGCGGCAACGTCTACGTCGAGGAACGCACCGTCGACGTACACATCCGCCGCCTGCGCAAGGCCCTGGGCGAGCCCCACCAGCAGTTGATCCAGACCGTGCGCGGCACGGGCTACCGCTTCTCCGCCAAGGGTTGA
- the phoR gene encoding phosphate regulon sensor histidine kinase PhoR gives MTRLWRRELWRLTALVLAGALVGWPFSAIGAGVAVALALYLGYQLRQLHALQQWLTHRPHDEPPAASGLWGELFDRLYRYQKGQRITQRRLRDTLRRIQESSEAMRDSVVMLDRHGDMEWWNSAAERMLGLQPAHDRGQHITNLLRDPRFVDYLHARDYREPLTLSSPIDEEMILQFQITLYGDDERLLMARDITRLHRLEQMRRDFVANVSHELRTPLTVLAGYLETYGDMADQLPPRLGRGIAQMQSQTTRMQNLVNDLLLLSRLEIDRGGQDDTRLDPAALLEAVRRDAEALSAGRHHLEVAIEDPRGVRGSEKELHSAVSNLAFNAVRYAGEGSRIVLRWRAWGEGACLEVEDDGEGIDPLHIPRLTERFYRVDKGRSTATGGTGLGLAIVKHVLLRHDARLEIDSRPGEGATFRCLFPAARLVDGQPQPASQRA, from the coding sequence GTGACGCGGCTGTGGCGACGGGAACTGTGGCGGCTGACGGCCCTGGTGCTCGCCGGCGCCCTGGTCGGCTGGCCCTTCTCGGCCATCGGTGCCGGCGTCGCGGTGGCGCTGGCGCTCTATCTCGGCTACCAGCTGCGCCAGCTGCATGCCCTCCAGCAGTGGCTGACGCACCGCCCCCATGACGAGCCGCCGGCGGCCTCCGGCCTGTGGGGCGAGCTGTTCGACCGCCTCTACCGCTACCAGAAGGGCCAGCGCATCACCCAGCGGCGGCTGCGCGACACCCTGCGGCGCATCCAGGAGTCCTCGGAGGCGATGCGCGACAGCGTGGTGATGCTCGACCGTCACGGTGACATGGAATGGTGGAACAGCGCCGCCGAGCGCATGCTGGGCCTGCAACCGGCCCATGACCGCGGCCAGCACATCACCAACCTGCTGCGCGATCCGCGCTTCGTCGACTACCTGCATGCCCGGGACTATCGCGAGCCCCTGACCCTCTCGTCGCCGATCGACGAGGAGATGATCCTGCAGTTCCAGATCACCCTCTACGGCGACGACGAACGCCTGCTGATGGCCCGCGATATCACCCGCCTCCACCGCCTGGAGCAGATGCGCCGCGACTTCGTGGCCAACGTCTCCCACGAGCTGCGCACCCCGCTGACGGTGCTGGCGGGCTATCTCGAGACCTACGGCGACATGGCCGACCAGCTGCCCCCCCGGCTGGGACGGGGCATCGCCCAGATGCAGAGCCAGACCACGCGGATGCAGAACCTGGTCAACGACCTGCTGCTGCTCTCGCGCCTGGAGATCGACCGGGGCGGCCAGGACGACACCCGTCTCGACCCCGCCGCCCTGCTGGAGGCCGTGCGGCGGGATGCCGAGGCGCTCTCCGCCGGGCGTCACCACCTCGAGGTGGCCATCGAGGACCCGCGGGGGGTGCGGGGCTCGGAGAAGGAACTCCACAGCGCCGTCTCCAACCTGGCCTTCAATGCCGTGCGCTACGCCGGCGAGGGCAGCCGGATCGTGCTGCGCTGGCGGGCCTGGGGCGAGGGCGCCTGCCTGGAGGTGGAGGACGACGGCGAGGGCATCGACCCCCTGCACATCCCGCGCCTCACCGAGCGCTTCTACCGCGTCGACAAGGGGCGCAGCACCGCCACCGGCGGCACCGGCCTGGGACTCGCCATCGTCAAGCACGTGCTGCTGCGCCACGACGCCCGCCTCGAGATCGACTCCCGCCCCGGCGAGGGCGCCACCTTCCGCTGCCTGTTTCCCGCCGCCCGGCTGGTCGATGGCCAGCCACAGCCGGCCTCGCAGCGCGCCTGA
- the cysZ gene encoding sulfate transporter CysZ, whose protein sequence is MLDAFTALSRGTRLVYSRGLRRYVFLPILANLVVYAGMLAYVLAHFSGWLEGWMAMVPAWLDWLSWLIWPLFLLSLVVIVFFTFTLVTHLIAAPFYGFLAEKVEREVTGRAPLDDRGLLRAGVDAMGRELVKLGYILPRLAVLLVISWIPVVNLVAPLLWALFSAWTMAITYLDYPMDNNQVTFGDMRRRLAARRWPTLSYGGWVTLITWLPLANLFLLPGAVAAAVLMWDRHYRDLAPLGQAAPPRAR, encoded by the coding sequence ATGCTGGATGCCTTCACGGCGCTGTCCCGGGGGACCCGACTGGTCTACTCCCGGGGGCTGCGCCGCTACGTGTTCCTGCCGATTCTCGCCAACCTGGTGGTCTACGCCGGCATGCTGGCCTACGTGCTGGCCCATTTCAGCGGCTGGCTGGAGGGCTGGATGGCCATGGTGCCGGCCTGGCTCGACTGGCTCAGCTGGCTGATCTGGCCGCTGTTCCTGCTCAGCCTGGTGGTGATCGTGTTCTTCACCTTCACCCTGGTGACCCACCTGATCGCCGCGCCCTTCTATGGCTTCCTGGCGGAGAAGGTCGAACGCGAGGTGACCGGCCGGGCGCCGCTGGACGATCGCGGCTTGCTGCGCGCCGGCGTCGATGCCATGGGGCGTGAGCTGGTCAAGCTGGGCTACATCCTGCCGCGCCTGGCGGTGCTCCTCGTGATCAGCTGGATCCCGGTGGTGAACCTGGTCGCGCCGTTGCTCTGGGCGCTGTTCTCGGCCTGGACCATGGCCATCACCTACCTCGACTACCCCATGGACAACAACCAGGTGACCTTCGGCGACATGCGACGCCGCCTCGCCGCGCGGCGCTGGCCGACGCTCAGCTACGGCGGCTGGGTGACGCTGATCACCTGGCTGCCCCTGGCCAATCTGTTCCTGCTGCCCGGCGCGGTGGCCGCCGCGGTGCTGATGTGGGATCGCCACTATCGCGACCTCGCGCCGCTTGGCCAGGCGGCACCGCCCCGGGCGCGCTGA
- the phoU gene encoding phosphate signaling complex protein PhoU translates to MDITSDIHSQHISRQFNHELEELKTHLMAMGGLVEKQVQDAVRALLDGDSTLARQVVDNDRAVNDMQIKIDDECTRVLARRQPAASDLRLVLAVIRAASDLERIGDEASKIARNAGELVDSHSGTRGFVEVRIISEHVRKMVRDALTAFARFDTELALKVVQEDDQVDSEYQSAMRSLMTFMMEDARAISPVLGIMWILRALERIGDHANNLAEYVVYLVKGLDIRHTDPDDLDEDMLGEG, encoded by the coding sequence ATGGACATCACCAGCGATATCCACAGCCAGCATATCTCGCGGCAGTTCAATCATGAGCTCGAGGAGCTCAAGACCCACCTGATGGCCATGGGTGGCCTGGTCGAGAAGCAGGTGCAGGATGCCGTCCGGGCCCTGCTCGACGGGGACTCCACCCTGGCCCGTCAGGTGGTCGACAACGACCGTGCCGTCAACGACATGCAGATCAAGATCGACGACGAGTGCACGCGTGTGCTGGCCCGTCGCCAGCCCGCGGCCTCGGACCTGCGCCTGGTGCTGGCGGTGATTCGCGCCGCCTCCGACCTGGAGCGCATCGGCGACGAGGCCAGCAAGATCGCCCGCAACGCCGGGGAGCTGGTGGACAGCCACAGCGGCACCCGCGGCTTCGTCGAGGTGCGCATCATCAGCGAGCACGTGCGCAAGATGGTGCGTGATGCCCTGACCGCCTTCGCCCGCTTCGACACCGAGCTGGCGCTCAAGGTGGTCCAGGAGGACGATCAGGTCGACAGCGAGTATCAGAGCGCGATGCGTTCCTTGATGACCTTCATGATGGAGGATGCCCGGGCGATCTCGCCGGTCCTCGGCATCATGTGGATCCTGCGGGCCCTGGAGCGGATCGGTGACCACGCCAACAACCTGGCCGAGTATGTGGTCTATCTGGTCAAGGGGCTCGACATCCGCCACACGGACCCGGATGATCTCGACGAGGACATGCTCGGCGAGGGCTGA
- the pstB gene encoding phosphate ABC transporter ATP-binding protein PstB, with product MPVMREARPARGAFIDFDPEATSLEIRGFGLRYGDKPALNDLTLRVPRHRVTAFIGPSGCGKSTLLRALNRLHDLNEEVVQEGEIRLEGQDIHAPEVAVAELRRRVGMVFQAPNPFPMSIYDNVAFGLRLQGGLRKRRRDDIVEWALRSAALWDEVKDRLRASAWSLSGGQQQRLVIARTLAVGPEVLLLDEPASALDPISTLKVEELIRNLKASLTLVLVTHNMQQAARVSDYTAFLQNGELVEYAPTDTLFTNPRLARTENYITGRMA from the coding sequence ATGCCAGTCATGCGGGAAGCGCGCCCCGCCAGGGGAGCGTTCATCGACTTCGATCCCGAGGCCACCAGCCTGGAGATCCGCGGCTTCGGCTTGCGCTATGGCGACAAGCCGGCCCTCAACGACCTGACCCTGCGGGTGCCGCGGCATCGGGTCACGGCCTTCATCGGGCCCTCGGGCTGCGGCAAGTCGACCCTGCTGCGGGCCCTCAATCGCCTGCACGACCTCAACGAGGAGGTGGTGCAGGAGGGCGAGATCCGCCTCGAGGGACAGGATATCCATGCGCCCGAGGTAGCGGTGGCGGAGCTGCGTCGACGGGTGGGGATGGTCTTCCAGGCGCCCAACCCCTTCCCCATGTCGATCTACGACAACGTGGCCTTCGGACTGCGCCTGCAGGGCGGGCTGCGCAAGCGACGCCGCGACGACATCGTCGAGTGGGCGCTGCGCTCCGCGGCCCTGTGGGACGAGGTGAAGGATCGGCTGCGGGCCTCCGCCTGGTCGCTGTCGGGGGGCCAGCAGCAGCGCCTGGTGATCGCCCGCACCCTGGCGGTGGGGCCCGAGGTGCTGCTGCTCGACGAGCCGGCCTCGGCCCTGGACCCGATCTCGACCCTCAAGGTCGAGGAGCTGATCCGCAACCTGAAGGCGAGCCTGACCCTGGTGCTGGTCACCCACAACATGCAACAGGCGGCGCGGGTCTCGGACTACACCGCCTTCCTGCAGAACGGCGAGCTGGTGGAGTATGCCCCCACCGATACCCTCTTCACCAACCCGCGCCTCGCGCGCACCGAGAATTACATCACCGGGCGCATGGCCTGA
- the pstA gene encoding phosphate ABC transporter permease PstA, translating to MRGWHRETGRARLPRGEGPWAWLSAGSVSLSLLLLALLLGLLASRGLGHFWPGDVALVTLQDGRQLAGRAVREDPLPDGSGHERLYRTGNRDLDGAIWDWVALDAIREVSHPPELLVVERRRWSEFVGRLVALEPEAGPRLEGEAAWSALTDRLVELAARREAIRELREQTILPLVRRLEREGESAGATRALAAAEARIAELRASLGGARLVLESVSGQRLIQPLDEIVRARRPNAMSGLDKLAAWGQGVWRFLSEGPRAANTAGGVWPAIFGTVLMVVLMSLVVTPFGVLAAVYLNEVAHQGRLTRLVRIGVRNLAGVPSIVYGVFGLGVFVYGIGGRLDSWFFEASLPSPTFGTGGLLWASLTLALLTLPVVIVATEEGLARIPHRQREGALALGATRLEMLTRVVLPMATPAMLTGVILAVARAAGEVAPLMLVGVAKLAPQVPMDGDFPFLHLERKFMHLGYHIFDAAFHGGDVQAAMPLIYATALLLVLVILVLNLTAIFLRHHLRSRHGTLSSY from the coding sequence ATGAGAGGCTGGCATCGCGAGACGGGGCGCGCTCGCCTGCCCCGCGGCGAGGGGCCCTGGGCCTGGCTGTCCGCCGGCAGCGTGTCGCTGTCGCTGCTGCTGTTGGCCCTGCTGCTGGGGCTGCTGGCGAGCCGTGGGCTGGGCCACTTCTGGCCCGGGGATGTCGCCCTGGTCACCCTGCAGGACGGTCGCCAGCTGGCCGGCCGGGCGGTGAGGGAGGACCCCCTGCCCGACGGCAGCGGCCATGAGCGGCTCTATCGCACCGGCAACCGCGACCTGGACGGGGCCATCTGGGACTGGGTGGCCCTGGACGCGATCCGCGAGGTGAGCCATCCGCCGGAGCTGCTGGTGGTGGAGCGCCGGCGCTGGAGCGAGTTCGTCGGCCGGCTGGTGGCCCTCGAGCCCGAGGCGGGCCCCCGGCTCGAGGGCGAGGCGGCCTGGTCGGCCCTGACGGACCGCCTGGTGGAGCTCGCGGCGCGGCGCGAGGCGATACGCGAGCTGCGCGAGCAGACCATCCTGCCGCTGGTGCGTCGCCTGGAGCGTGAGGGCGAGAGCGCCGGGGCCACGCGGGCGCTGGCGGCGGCCGAGGCCCGGATCGCCGAGCTGCGCGCGTCCCTGGGCGGGGCCCGCCTGGTGCTGGAGAGCGTGTCCGGGCAGCGGCTGATCCAGCCCCTGGACGAGATCGTCCGGGCCCGGCGTCCCAATGCCATGTCCGGGCTCGACAAGCTCGCCGCCTGGGGACAGGGCGTCTGGCGCTTCCTCTCCGAGGGCCCCCGGGCCGCCAATACCGCCGGCGGCGTGTGGCCGGCGATCTTCGGCACCGTGCTGATGGTGGTGCTGATGTCGCTGGTGGTCACCCCCTTCGGGGTCCTGGCGGCGGTGTACCTCAACGAGGTGGCCCACCAGGGGCGCCTGACCCGGCTGGTGCGCATCGGCGTGCGCAACCTGGCCGGGGTGCCCTCCATCGTCTACGGGGTCTTCGGCCTGGGGGTGTTCGTCTACGGCATCGGCGGGCGCCTGGACAGCTGGTTCTTCGAGGCCTCGCTGCCCTCGCCGACCTTCGGTACGGGGGGGCTGCTATGGGCGTCGTTGACCCTGGCGCTGCTGACCCTGCCGGTGGTCATCGTGGCCACCGAGGAGGGCCTGGCGCGCATCCCCCACCGCCAGCGCGAGGGAGCCCTGGCGCTGGGCGCGACGCGCCTGGAGATGCTGACCCGGGTGGTGCTGCCCATGGCCACGCCGGCGATGCTCACCGGGGTGATCCTGGCGGTGGCCCGGGCGGCGGGGGAGGTGGCGCCGCTGATGCTGGTGGGGGTGGCCAAGCTGGCGCCCCAGGTGCCGATGGACGGCGACTTTCCCTTCCTGCATCTTGAAAGGAAGTTCATGCATCTGGGGTACCATATCTTCGATGCGGCCTTTCACGGCGGCGATGTGCAGGCGGCCATGCCGTTGATCTACGCCACGGCGTTGCTCTTGGTGCTGGTGATCCTGGTGCTTAATCTGACTGCAATATTTCTGCGTCACCATCTGAGATCGCGCCACGGTACTCTCTCGTCGTATTGA
- a CDS encoding ABC transporter permease subunit: MTPSPSTSPMRQRLRQGRDRLATALITAGGIGVIAAVMGIAVFLVVEVVPLFWPAEPPGVRLEALWLPQDVAGLDAPAYRWQPTLADDSGPLFSLPPLVWGTLEAAAWSLVIAVPLALGAAAHSALFMSRRLRARLRPTLELMEALPGVVIGFVAGLVLAPWLESHLGLALALLLLVPPGLLLAGGLWRQLPARLQRRLPLGWAALWLMPWLVLTWLLAHWLGPRLETLWFGGDLRAWLEITLGLDYANRNAVIVGMAMGFAVVPSIYALAEDALSGVPRSLAEGAQALGATRWQTLWRVMLPAASPGVLSAVMIGAGRAVGETMIVLMASGNTALMTANPLDGLRSMAASIAIELPEAAPGGTHYRLLLLAALLLFAFTFLVNTLAEVVRTRLRRRYRRLGGPS; the protein is encoded by the coding sequence ATGACGCCATCCCCCTCCACCTCGCCCATGCGACAGCGCCTGCGCCAGGGGCGCGACCGCCTGGCCACCGCCCTGATCACCGCCGGGGGGATCGGCGTGATCGCCGCGGTGATGGGCATCGCGGTCTTCCTGGTCGTCGAGGTCGTGCCGCTGTTCTGGCCTGCCGAGCCCCCCGGGGTCCGCCTCGAGGCGCTGTGGCTGCCCCAGGACGTGGCGGGGCTGGACGCCCCGGCCTACCGCTGGCAACCCACGCTGGCCGACGATAGCGGCCCCCTGTTCAGCTTGCCCCCGCTGGTCTGGGGCACCCTGGAGGCGGCGGCCTGGTCGCTGGTGATCGCCGTGCCGCTGGCGCTGGGGGCCGCGGCCCATTCGGCGCTGTTCATGTCGCGTCGCCTGCGGGCCCGCCTGCGGCCCACCCTGGAACTGATGGAGGCCCTGCCCGGCGTGGTCATCGGGTTCGTCGCCGGCCTGGTACTGGCACCCTGGCTGGAAAGTCACCTGGGCCTGGCCCTGGCACTGTTGCTGCTGGTGCCGCCCGGCCTGCTGCTGGCCGGCGGGCTGTGGCGGCAGCTGCCGGCCCGACTGCAGCGACGCCTGCCGTTGGGCTGGGCGGCCCTGTGGCTGATGCCCTGGCTGGTGCTGACCTGGCTGCTGGCCCATTGGCTGGGGCCCCGCCTCGAGACCCTGTGGTTCGGCGGCGACCTGCGGGCCTGGCTGGAGATCACCCTGGGACTGGACTATGCCAACCGCAATGCGGTGATCGTCGGCATGGCCATGGGCTTCGCGGTCGTGCCCAGCATCTATGCCCTGGCCGAGGATGCCCTCTCCGGGGTGCCGCGAAGTCTCGCCGAGGGGGCCCAGGCCCTGGGGGCGACCCGTTGGCAGACCCTGTGGCGGGTCATGCTGCCGGCGGCCAGCCCCGGGGTGCTGTCGGCGGTGATGATCGGCGCCGGCCGGGCGGTGGGCGAGACCATGATCGTGCTGATGGCCAGCGGCAACACCGCCCTGATGACGGCCAATCCCCTGGATGGCCTGCGTTCCATGGCGGCCAGCATTGCCATCGAGCTGCCGGAGGCCGCGCCGGGAGGTACCCACTATCGGCTGCTGCTGCTGGCGGCCTTGCTGCTGTTCGCCTTCACTTTCCTGGTGAACACCCTGGCCGAGGTGGTGCGGACCCGGCTGCGCCGTCGCTATCGTCGCCTGGGAGGCCCGTCATGA